A DNA window from Amycolatopsis sp. DSM 110486 contains the following coding sequences:
- a CDS encoding cyclopropane-fatty-acyl-phospholipid synthase family protein, whose translation MSTSSVDRAAGPASQPVPDETRWPGLATPPHSPLRARAAEALFRRAVKNLDLRVTFPDGTVLGAGGPEAPEMRILRPSAFFHRLGADAKIGFGESYMVGDWTAEDLAGVLTPFAEKLATVVPPFLQRFRRFAERVQPAHEENTIEGSRSNIHRHYDLSNDLFSAFLDESMMYSSALFGPADGLTQAQHRKLDSVLDYAGVREGSEVLEIGTGWGELSIRAASRGAKVTSLTISQEQKVLADARIAEAGLSDRIDVQLCDYRQATGQYDAVVSVEMIEAVGQSYWPTFFATIGKRLHPGGRFGLQAITMDHDRMLAAARSYSWIHKYVFPGGIIPSVQAIEDGMRDNTRLKLAGMREFGQDYARTLKLWGERFHQRWDDIRGFGFDDVFHRMWEFYLAYSEAGFRSGHIKVHQFGFADPR comes from the coding sequence TTGTCCACCTCAAGTGTTGACCGAGCGGCGGGGCCCGCCTCGCAGCCGGTGCCCGACGAAACCCGGTGGCCGGGACTGGCCACGCCGCCGCACTCGCCGCTGCGCGCGCGGGCCGCGGAGGCGCTCTTCCGTCGCGCCGTGAAGAACCTCGACCTGCGGGTCACGTTCCCCGACGGCACCGTCCTGGGTGCCGGTGGCCCGGAAGCGCCGGAGATGCGCATCCTGCGGCCCTCGGCGTTCTTCCACCGCCTCGGCGCCGACGCGAAGATCGGCTTCGGCGAGTCGTACATGGTGGGGGACTGGACCGCCGAGGACCTCGCGGGAGTGCTGACGCCGTTCGCCGAGAAGCTGGCCACGGTCGTGCCGCCGTTCCTGCAGCGGTTCCGCCGCTTCGCCGAGCGCGTGCAGCCGGCGCACGAGGAGAACACGATCGAGGGCTCGCGGTCGAACATCCACCGGCACTACGACCTGTCCAACGACCTGTTCAGCGCGTTCCTCGACGAGTCGATGATGTACTCCTCGGCGCTGTTCGGCCCGGCTGACGGCCTGACTCAGGCCCAGCACCGCAAGCTCGACAGCGTGCTGGACTACGCGGGCGTGCGCGAGGGCAGCGAGGTGCTGGAGATCGGCACCGGCTGGGGCGAGCTGTCGATCCGCGCGGCCTCGCGCGGCGCGAAGGTGACGTCGCTGACCATCTCGCAGGAGCAGAAGGTGCTGGCCGACGCGCGGATCGCCGAGGCGGGCCTGTCCGACCGCATCGACGTGCAGCTGTGCGACTACCGCCAGGCCACGGGCCAGTACGACGCCGTGGTGAGCGTGGAGATGATCGAGGCCGTCGGGCAGTCCTACTGGCCCACGTTCTTCGCCACGATCGGCAAGCGGCTGCACCCGGGCGGGCGCTTCGGCCTGCAGGCCATCACGATGGACCACGACCGGATGCTGGCGGCGGCCAGGTCGTACAGCTGGATCCACAAGTACGTCTTCCCGGGCGGCATCATCCCGTCGGTGCAGGCGATCGAGGACGGCATGCGCGACAACACTCGCCTCAAGCTGGCCGGGATGCGCGAGTTCGGCCAGGACTACGCACGCACGCTCAAGCTGTGGGGCGAGCGGTTCCACCAGCGCTGGGACGACATCCGCGGCTTCGGCTTCGACGACGTGTTCCACCGGATGTGGGAGTTCTACCTCGCCTATTCGGAGGCCGGGTTCCGTTCGGGGCACATCAAGGTGCACCAGTTCGGGTTCGCAGACCCCCGCTGA
- a CDS encoding LCP family protein, translating into MTYGGDDGRRRVPPRPPQPAARPRQHQRAQMMPLPGTSSSPYDERTRPMGSRGEAPVPPPPAPPRHAPPRQSPPPGPAPRRRRRWSFGKVLMTLVLIFVVFLGGIWAYLEFSIKRVDALADYDGRPAAASGTNWLIVGSDSRDGLSAADEERLATGDVAAAGGGQRTDTIMIAHIPDNDTKPTLLSLPRDSQVKIPGHGTNKINAAFSLGGPALLVKTVEGVTGLRMDHYAEIGFGGFANIVDAIGGVGMCVDKDMHDTFTNIDIKAGCQTLDGRESLGFVRMRHSSATPRSDLDRVANQRKFIGALVSQIASPGTLLNPFDFFPLLSSAPDALTMDSGDHVHNLAGLAIAMRGISSDGVLTGTVPVTDGSAEHWDKTKSAQLFDALKNDTPVPPTAVVN; encoded by the coding sequence ATGACGTACGGAGGCGACGACGGCAGGCGGCGGGTGCCGCCCCGGCCACCGCAGCCCGCCGCACGCCCGCGGCAGCATCAGCGGGCACAGATGATGCCGCTGCCGGGCACGAGCAGCAGCCCGTACGACGAGCGCACCAGACCCATGGGCTCGCGCGGCGAGGCTCCCGTGCCCCCGCCGCCCGCACCGCCTCGCCACGCTCCGCCGCGCCAGTCCCCGCCGCCCGGACCGGCTCCGCGCCGGCGCCGCCGGTGGAGCTTCGGCAAGGTCCTGATGACGCTGGTGCTGATCTTCGTCGTGTTCCTCGGCGGGATCTGGGCCTACCTCGAGTTCTCGATCAAGCGCGTCGACGCGCTGGCCGACTACGACGGCCGTCCCGCGGCCGCGTCGGGCACCAACTGGCTGATCGTGGGATCCGACAGCCGTGACGGACTCTCGGCCGCGGACGAGGAACGCCTGGCGACCGGTGACGTCGCGGCGGCCGGCGGCGGGCAGCGCACCGACACGATCATGATCGCGCACATCCCGGACAACGACACCAAGCCGACGCTGCTGAGCCTGCCGCGCGACTCCCAGGTGAAGATCCCGGGCCACGGCACGAACAAGATCAACGCCGCGTTCTCGCTCGGCGGCCCGGCCCTGCTGGTCAAGACCGTGGAAGGCGTCACCGGCCTGCGGATGGACCACTACGCCGAGATCGGCTTCGGCGGGTTCGCCAACATCGTCGACGCGATCGGCGGCGTGGGCATGTGCGTGGACAAGGACATGCACGACACGTTCACCAACATCGACATCAAGGCCGGCTGCCAGACGCTGGACGGGCGCGAGTCGCTCGGGTTCGTCCGCATGCGCCACAGCAGCGCGACCCCGCGTTCGGACCTCGACCGCGTGGCCAACCAGCGCAAGTTCATCGGTGCCCTCGTGAGCCAGATCGCGAGCCCGGGGACCTTGCTGAACCCGTTCGACTTCTTCCCGCTCCTGTCCTCGGCGCCCGACGCGCTGACGATGGACTCGGGTGACCATGTGCACAACCTGGCCGGCCTGGCGATCGCGATGCGCGGCATCTCGTCCGACGGCGTGCTCACCGGCACGGTGCCGGTCACCGACGGCTCGGCCGAGCACTGGGACAAGACGAAGTCGGCGCAGCTGTTCGACGCGCTGAAGAACGACACCCCGGTGCCGCCCACGGCCGTCGTCAACTAG
- a CDS encoding GNAT family N-acetyltransferase: MDTLTDGVVTLNRWRSEDLDVLVDTVSASREHIGAWLVWATDSYGPAEGTEFLTGTAERWESGEAREYGIYTADGTLAGGCGLMRRGDGREIGYWLAKPCTGRGLATRATALLVAEAWRLGAPHVDILHDELNTRSGAIPARLGFTLHHKEAASDALAPACSGNDFVWRIQRPD, from the coding sequence ATGGACACCCTCACCGACGGCGTGGTCACCCTCAACCGCTGGCGCTCCGAAGACCTCGACGTGCTCGTGGACACCGTCTCGGCGTCACGCGAGCACATCGGCGCGTGGCTCGTCTGGGCCACCGACAGCTACGGCCCGGCCGAGGGTACGGAGTTCCTCACCGGCACGGCCGAACGCTGGGAGTCGGGTGAGGCGCGGGAATACGGCATCTACACCGCCGACGGCACGCTGGCCGGCGGCTGCGGCCTGATGCGCCGCGGCGACGGCCGCGAGATCGGCTACTGGCTGGCGAAGCCGTGCACCGGCCGCGGCTTGGCCACGCGCGCGACCGCCCTGCTCGTCGCCGAGGCCTGGCGCCTGGGCGCGCCCCACGTCGACATCCTCCACGACGAGCTGAACACCCGCAGTGGTGCCATTCCCGCCCGGCTAGGATTCACCTTGCACCACAAGGAAGCCGCCTCGGACGCACTGGCCCCGGCGTGCTCGGGCAACGACTTCGTGTGGCGCATCCAGCGGCCGGACTGA
- a CDS encoding peroxiredoxin, which yields MDTGDLAPDFTLSDDQGDDRTLSDFLTSGPVVLFFYPAAMTSGCTAESCHFRDLAAEFAEVGAQRVGISPDAVAKQREFSAANGFDYPLLSDVDGVVAKQFGAWRKFIPLHTKRTTFVIDTDRRVLDVIKSELNFTAHADRALKVLRERKNVA from the coding sequence ATGGACACCGGCGACCTCGCGCCCGACTTCACCCTCTCCGACGACCAAGGCGACGACCGCACACTGTCGGACTTTCTGACATCCGGCCCCGTCGTGCTGTTCTTCTACCCCGCCGCCATGACGAGCGGCTGCACCGCGGAAAGCTGCCACTTCCGCGACCTGGCCGCCGAGTTCGCCGAGGTGGGTGCCCAGCGCGTGGGCATCAGCCCGGACGCCGTGGCCAAGCAGCGGGAGTTCTCCGCTGCCAACGGGTTCGACTACCCACTGTTGTCCGATGTGGACGGTGTGGTGGCGAAGCAGTTCGGCGCCTGGCGCAAGTTCATCCCGCTGCACACCAAGCGCACCACGTTCGTCATCGACACCGACCGGCGCGTGCTCGACGTGATCAAGAGCGAGCTGAACTTCACCGCGCACGCGGACCGCGCGCTGAAGGTGCTGCGCGAGCGCAAAAACGTCGCCTGA
- a CDS encoding diguanylate cyclase domain-containing protein, protein MKRWSVPEPGAAPGLVDVARKFATTLTDTKGVTLPPAELERLLLSFAQEVTEFATPAYEAAVLRFTTLFSTAPIGIALADPSGVIMEVNLALAKLLGSTQDRLRGKHLADLAATEHGATRIRAGLERLTTTDIGKVIERGIRLDHSEDGGLTTNVTLAWLPGDRPDTHFPVLMAADADDLHLLGERLMHQNVHDPLTGLPNSQAFTTRVEAALAAPRTEQIALVYLDLDGFKVINDGLGAGVGDEVLKEVASKLSAVFTGHHDGYVARLSGDGFAVLLRGEDLTRQHVVNLVDRALEDLNEPVYLGGHGIGVSASVGIVVGACRDGGHIELRRAAELALHRAKEHGKAKWMLFDPDEDARDRSRYQLGAVIAGALENGEFSLIYQPTVKLAKPDEIAAVNAGLRWNHPEKGELDSEDFYPLAQTTGMTVPLGKWLLAESLAATARWRERFGDAAPDVCIRLPKRLAADDELVMLVKEQLDRHDLPARALRLCTDRESMFDDNGEVHDSFTVLADLGAQLVLTISGSADLELIPRHSLPIRHVILSGPVVDALADGAAETDVRHLRQLVERGKELKLRIGAEGVRSAEHAARLRELGVLAARGSFVADSATGDEVDEMIERHAG, encoded by the coding sequence ATGAAGAGGTGGAGTGTGCCTGAGCCTGGTGCCGCGCCAGGGTTGGTCGACGTCGCGCGCAAGTTCGCGACGACGCTGACCGACACGAAAGGAGTAACGCTTCCGCCCGCGGAATTGGAGCGTCTCCTGCTCTCCTTCGCCCAGGAGGTCACGGAGTTCGCGACCCCCGCGTACGAAGCCGCAGTCCTGCGCTTCACCACGCTCTTCTCCACCGCCCCGATCGGGATCGCGCTCGCCGATCCCTCCGGCGTGATCATGGAGGTCAACCTCGCGCTGGCCAAGCTGCTCGGCTCGACCCAGGACCGGCTCAGGGGCAAGCACCTCGCCGACCTGGCCGCCACCGAGCACGGCGCCACGCGGATCCGCGCCGGCCTCGAACGCCTCACCACCACCGACATCGGCAAGGTCATCGAGCGCGGCATCCGCCTCGACCACAGCGAGGACGGCGGCCTCACCACCAACGTCACGCTCGCGTGGCTGCCCGGCGACCGGCCCGACACCCACTTCCCGGTGCTGATGGCGGCCGACGCCGACGACCTGCACCTGCTCGGCGAACGCCTGATGCACCAGAACGTGCACGACCCGCTCACGGGTCTGCCGAACTCGCAGGCGTTCACCACCCGCGTCGAGGCCGCGCTCGCCGCGCCGCGCACCGAGCAGATCGCGCTGGTGTACCTCGACCTCGACGGCTTCAAGGTGATCAACGACGGCCTCGGCGCGGGTGTCGGCGACGAGGTGCTGAAAGAGGTCGCGAGCAAGCTGTCGGCGGTCTTCACCGGGCACCACGACGGGTACGTCGCCCGCCTGTCCGGCGACGGGTTCGCCGTGCTGCTGCGCGGCGAGGACCTCACACGGCAGCACGTGGTGAACCTCGTGGACCGCGCGCTGGAGGATCTCAACGAGCCGGTCTACCTGGGTGGCCACGGGATCGGGGTGAGCGCGAGCGTCGGCATCGTCGTGGGCGCGTGCCGCGACGGCGGGCACATCGAGCTGCGCCGGGCCGCGGAGCTCGCGCTGCACCGGGCGAAGGAACACGGCAAGGCGAAGTGGATGTTGTTCGACCCGGACGAGGACGCACGCGACCGCAGCCGCTACCAGCTCGGCGCCGTGATCGCGGGCGCGCTGGAGAACGGTGAGTTCTCCCTGATCTACCAGCCCACGGTGAAGCTCGCGAAGCCCGACGAGATCGCGGCCGTGAACGCCGGCCTGCGCTGGAACCACCCGGAGAAGGGCGAGCTCGACTCCGAGGACTTCTACCCGCTGGCTCAGACCACCGGCATGACGGTGCCGCTCGGCAAGTGGCTGCTCGCCGAGTCGCTGGCGGCCACGGCGCGCTGGCGCGAGCGGTTCGGCGACGCCGCGCCCGACGTCTGCATCCGGCTGCCGAAGCGCCTCGCCGCTGACGACGAGCTCGTGATGCTGGTCAAGGAGCAGCTCGACCGCCACGACCTGCCGGCCCGTGCGCTGCGCCTGTGCACCGACCGCGAGTCGATGTTCGACGACAACGGCGAGGTGCACGACTCCTTCACGGTGCTCGCCGACCTCGGCGCGCAGCTCGTGCTCACGATCTCCGGCTCGGCGGACCTCGAGCTGATCCCCCGCCACAGTCTGCCCATTCGGCACGTCATCCTCAGCGGCCCGGTCGTCGACGCGCTCGCCGACGGCGCCGCGGAGACCGACGTGCGCCACCTGCGTCAGCTGGTCGAGCGCGGCAAGGAGCTCAAGCTGCGCATCGGCGCCGAAGGGGTGCGAAGCGCCGAGCACGCGGCGCGGTTGCGCGAGCTCGGCGTGCTCGCCGCGCGCGGTTCGTTCGTCGCCGATTCGGCCACGGGCGACGAAGTGGACGAGATGATCGAGCGCCACGCCGGCTGA
- a CDS encoding cytochrome P450, producing the protein MTSAVGKVGKVAESLRERVPTLTSMPLPRTVDQRWQAATYPVRELAAPPAGSGLKPVLGDDGPPVVGHALEMMRFGLDFSFSRYEKYGPVSWMGGFGRRIVSLSGPEATQIALVNKDKAFSQEGWKFFIEKFFDRGLMLLDFGEHHLHRRIMQSAFTRERLVGYVGQMGPALRAGVEAWPGGTRPRLYWALKQLTLDVATRVFMDMRSPDDAMRISRAFVNTVRAGTALVRYPVPGGRWSAGLRGRRLLERYFGETLPEKRRAGGDDLFAALCTATTEDGDRFTDADIVNHMIFLMMAAHDTTTITSSAMAYYLAKHPEWQERARAESLALGDDVPDIEALESLETLDLVMKESLRLRAPVPSMARKTTKDTEVLGHFIPEGTLVGVSPTLNHFTPDCWTDPMRFDPERFAEPRREDKSHRFAWMPFGGGAHKCIGLHFGSLEVKALMHEMLRTFRWSVPQDYTARWDYVSLPVPADGLPVRLEYR; encoded by the coding sequence ATGACGAGCGCAGTCGGCAAGGTCGGCAAGGTCGCCGAGAGCCTGCGTGAGCGGGTGCCCACGCTCACGTCGATGCCGCTGCCCCGCACCGTCGACCAGCGCTGGCAGGCGGCCACCTACCCCGTGCGCGAGCTCGCGGCGCCGCCCGCGGGCAGTGGCCTGAAGCCGGTGCTCGGCGACGACGGCCCGCCGGTCGTGGGCCACGCGCTGGAGATGATGCGCTTCGGCCTGGACTTCAGCTTCAGCCGCTACGAGAAGTACGGCCCCGTCTCGTGGATGGGTGGCTTCGGCCGCCGGATCGTCTCGCTGTCCGGCCCCGAGGCCACGCAGATCGCCCTGGTGAACAAGGACAAGGCGTTCTCGCAGGAGGGCTGGAAGTTCTTCATCGAGAAGTTCTTCGACCGCGGCCTCATGCTGCTCGACTTCGGCGAGCACCACCTGCACCGGCGGATCATGCAGAGCGCGTTCACGCGCGAGCGGCTCGTCGGCTACGTCGGGCAGATGGGCCCGGCCCTGCGCGCCGGCGTCGAGGCGTGGCCCGGCGGCACGCGGCCGCGGCTGTACTGGGCGCTCAAGCAGCTCACGCTCGACGTGGCGACGCGCGTGTTCATGGACATGCGCTCGCCCGACGACGCGATGCGGATCAGCCGCGCGTTCGTGAACACCGTGCGCGCGGGCACGGCACTGGTGCGCTACCCCGTGCCCGGCGGCCGCTGGTCCGCGGGCCTGCGCGGCCGGCGGCTGCTGGAGCGCTACTTCGGCGAGACCCTGCCGGAAAAGCGCCGCGCGGGCGGCGACGACCTGTTCGCCGCGCTCTGCACTGCCACCACCGAGGACGGCGACCGGTTCACCGACGCGGACATCGTGAACCACATGATCTTCCTGATGATGGCGGCGCACGACACCACGACCATCACCAGCAGCGCCATGGCCTACTACCTGGCCAAGCACCCGGAGTGGCAGGAACGCGCCCGCGCGGAGTCGCTCGCGCTCGGCGACGACGTGCCGGACATCGAGGCGCTGGAAAGCCTGGAAACGCTCGACCTCGTGATGAAGGAATCGCTGCGGCTGCGGGCCCCGGTGCCGTCGATGGCCCGCAAGACCACAAAGGACACGGAGGTGCTCGGTCACTTCATCCCCGAAGGCACGCTCGTCGGCGTCTCGCCGACGCTGAACCACTTCACCCCCGACTGCTGGACCGACCCGATGCGCTTCGACCCCGAGCGCTTCGCCGAGCCGCGGCGCGAGGACAAATCGCACCGGTTCGCGTGGATGCCCTTCGGCGGCGGTGCGCACAAGTGCATCGGGCTGCACTTCGGCAGCCTCGAGGTCAAGGCGCTGATGCACGAGATGCTGCGGACTTTCCGCTGGTCGGTGCCCCAGGACTACACCGCACGCTGGGACTACGTGTCGTTGCCGGTCCCCGCTGACGGACTGCCGGTGCGCCTCGAATATCGTTGA
- the metE gene encoding 5-methyltetrahydropteroyltriglutamate--homocysteine S-methyltransferase, whose protein sequence is MTTIGTTILGYPRIGPARELKRALERYWAGTTGEAELLATGRELRAQTWSRLRDAGLESIPSGTFSHYDHVLDTAELFGALPERFARLGLSPLDTYFAAARGVQDEPALEMTKWFDTNYHYLVPELGPGSRFTLSGTKPLDEVREARELGIETRPVLVGPVTFLLLSKATQPGFEPLELLDELLSAYAELLAALKAEGVEWVQLDEPAFAGDRTTKELNALTRAYHVLAKAEDRPKLLVAGYFGGLGRGLGVLARSPIEALAVDLVTDASFVDAVAAEGALRDKEVLAGVVDGRNVWRTDPDRALERAARLAGTAQHVSVTTSCSLLHVPYDVEAENLDSRLGSWLAFADQKVAEVVLLGRALRGEDVDLSAARAAVADRATNPADAAVRERLAALTPQDAVRAPYEQRAAAHRESLGLPPLPTTTIGSFPQTTDLRKARAAYRAGTLDEPEYVAQMHAEIDRVVRLQEELGLDVLVHGEPERNDMVQYFAEQLAGFASTEHGWVQSYGSRCVRPPILYGDVSRPRPMTVPWARYAQSRTTKPIKGMLTGPVTILAWSFVRDDQPLADTALQVAFAIRDEVTDLEAAGVRVIQVDEPALRELLPLRAAGHEVYFDWAVRAFRVATAGAAAGTQIHTHMCYSEFGEVLSAIDGLDADVTSIEAARSKMEVLADLSAGGFARGVGPGVYDIHSPRVPGVEEVADLLRTAAAAVPAHRLWVNPDCGLKTRRYAEVEPALRHLVAAARQVRAEQG, encoded by the coding sequence GTGACCACCATCGGCACCACCATCCTGGGATACCCGCGCATCGGCCCGGCCCGGGAGCTCAAGCGCGCCCTGGAGCGCTACTGGGCCGGCACCACCGGCGAAGCGGAGTTGCTCGCCACCGGCCGCGAACTTCGCGCACAGACCTGGTCGCGACTGCGCGACGCCGGCCTGGAGTCGATCCCGTCCGGCACGTTCTCCCACTACGACCACGTGCTCGACACCGCCGAGCTGTTCGGCGCGCTGCCGGAGCGCTTCGCGCGCCTCGGCCTCTCACCGCTGGACACGTACTTCGCCGCCGCGCGCGGCGTGCAGGACGAGCCTGCGCTCGAGATGACCAAGTGGTTCGACACCAACTACCACTACCTCGTGCCCGAGCTGGGTCCCGGCTCGCGCTTCACGCTGTCGGGCACGAAGCCGCTCGACGAGGTGCGCGAAGCCCGGGAGTTGGGGATCGAGACGCGGCCGGTACTCGTCGGGCCGGTCACGTTCCTGCTGCTCAGCAAGGCGACACAGCCCGGCTTCGAACCGCTGGAGCTGCTCGACGAGCTGCTGTCCGCCTACGCGGAGCTGCTGGCCGCGCTGAAGGCCGAAGGCGTCGAGTGGGTGCAGCTTGATGAACCGGCGTTCGCCGGTGACCGCACCACGAAGGAGCTCAACGCGCTGACCCGCGCGTACCACGTGCTGGCCAAGGCCGAGGACCGCCCGAAGCTGCTCGTCGCCGGTTACTTCGGCGGACTCGGCCGCGGGCTGGGCGTGCTGGCCCGCTCCCCCATCGAGGCGCTGGCCGTGGACCTCGTCACCGACGCGTCCTTTGTGGACGCTGTGGCCGCGGAAGGCGCGTTGCGCGACAAGGAGGTGCTCGCCGGCGTCGTCGACGGGCGCAACGTGTGGCGCACCGACCCGGACCGAGCGTTGGAACGCGCCGCGCGGCTGGCCGGCACCGCGCAGCACGTGAGCGTCACGACATCGTGCTCGCTGCTGCACGTACCCTACGACGTCGAGGCCGAGAACCTCGATTCACGACTCGGGAGCTGGCTCGCGTTCGCCGACCAGAAGGTCGCCGAGGTCGTGCTGCTCGGGCGGGCGCTGCGCGGCGAAGACGTGGACCTGTCGGCGGCGCGGGCGGCCGTCGCGGACCGCGCGACGAACCCGGCAGACGCGGCCGTGCGGGAGCGGCTGGCGGCGCTGACACCGCAGGACGCCGTGCGTGCACCGTACGAGCAACGGGCGGCCGCGCACCGGGAATCCCTCGGCCTGCCGCCGCTGCCGACCACCACGATCGGCTCGTTCCCGCAGACCACCGACCTCCGCAAGGCCCGCGCCGCGTACCGCGCGGGCACGCTCGACGAACCCGAGTACGTGGCCCAGATGCACGCCGAGATCGACCGAGTGGTGCGGCTGCAGGAGGAGCTGGGCCTCGACGTGCTGGTGCACGGCGAGCCCGAGCGCAACGACATGGTGCAGTACTTCGCCGAGCAGCTCGCCGGGTTCGCCTCGACCGAGCACGGCTGGGTGCAGTCCTACGGCTCGCGCTGCGTCCGCCCGCCGATCCTCTACGGCGACGTCTCGCGCCCGCGGCCGATGACCGTGCCGTGGGCGCGGTACGCGCAAAGCCGCACCACCAAGCCGATCAAGGGCATGCTCACCGGCCCGGTCACGATCCTCGCGTGGTCGTTCGTGCGCGACGACCAGCCGCTCGCCGACACCGCGCTGCAGGTCGCGTTCGCGATCCGCGACGAGGTGACCGACCTCGAAGCCGCGGGCGTGCGCGTGATCCAGGTCGACGAGCCGGCCCTGCGGGAGCTGCTGCCGCTGCGCGCGGCCGGGCACGAGGTCTACTTCGACTGGGCGGTGCGGGCGTTCCGCGTCGCGACGGCCGGAGCCGCCGCGGGCACCCAGATCCACACGCACATGTGCTATTCGGAGTTCGGCGAGGTGCTCTCGGCGATCGACGGCCTCGACGCCGACGTGACCAGCATCGAAGCCGCGCGCTCGAAAATGGAGGTACTCGCCGACCTGTCGGCCGGCGGGTTCGCGCGCGGCGTCGGCCCCGGCGTCTACGACATCCACTCGCCCCGTGTGCCGGGCGTCGAGGAGGTCGCGGACCTGCTGCGCACGGCGGCCGCCGCCGTGCCGGCGCACCGGCTGTGGGTGAACCCCGACTGCGGCCTCAAGACGCGCCGCTACGCCGAGGTGGAGCCCGCCTTGCGCCACCTCGTCGCGGCAGCCCGCCAGGTCCGCGCCGAGCAGGGCTGA